A genomic segment from Meiothermus sp. Pnk-1 encodes:
- a CDS encoding glycogen synthase: protein MRVAFVASEAFPFAKVGGLADVVGSLPQALKKRGLEVTLFIPWYWGINGYYVGEGHFHFAGGREQFGIGHLEHGGIRYVLVGLPDFARDRPYGYDDDFRRFVRFQMAVAELVRDFDLVHCHDWQAALLPLLRNLGWFSGRTVYTIHNLAYQGTWNPQDFYAWTGLPGETYYGGGFEHRGGINLMKCGIVNADAVTTVSPRYAWEITTPEGGESLDGVLRGLGWKLRGILNGLDTEYWNPATDRYLKHRYSAEDLSGKYRTRAELLAEFGLEDRPTLGVVSRFAYQKGIDLILEAVAGLMELGVNLVVLGSGDPDLERSFAWVADHHPGRITYVQGYNEPLAHRIYAGCDGFLMPSRFEPCGLAQMIAMRYGTPPIARAVGGLIDTVRHWETGFLFESMDAGGVWWGVSEFLKHPDRKQVALNGMRQDFSWEKPAAEYLELYRSLVAHG, encoded by the coding sequence ATGCGTGTAGCTTTTGTGGCCTCCGAAGCCTTCCCCTTCGCCAAGGTGGGCGGGTTGGCCGATGTGGTAGGCAGCTTGCCGCAGGCCCTGAAGAAGCGTGGGCTCGAGGTGACGCTCTTCATCCCCTGGTACTGGGGTATTAACGGCTACTACGTGGGTGAGGGCCATTTTCACTTCGCGGGGGGGCGCGAGCAGTTTGGGATCGGCCACTTGGAGCACGGCGGGATACGTTACGTGCTGGTGGGCCTACCGGACTTTGCCCGCGACAGGCCCTACGGTTACGACGACGATTTTCGTCGCTTTGTACGCTTTCAGATGGCGGTGGCCGAACTGGTCAGGGATTTTGATCTGGTGCACTGCCATGACTGGCAGGCCGCGCTGCTCCCGCTCTTGCGCAACCTCGGCTGGTTTTCGGGCCGTACCGTCTATACCATCCACAACCTGGCCTACCAGGGTACCTGGAACCCGCAGGACTTCTATGCCTGGACCGGCCTTCCTGGTGAGACCTACTATGGTGGAGGCTTCGAGCACCGTGGCGGTATCAACCTGATGAAGTGCGGCATCGTGAACGCGGATGCCGTAACCACCGTCTCCCCCCGCTACGCCTGGGAGATCACCACCCCGGAGGGGGGGGAGAGCCTGGACGGGGTGCTGCGCGGGCTGGGGTGGAAGCTACGGGGTATCCTCAACGGGCTCGATACCGAGTACTGGAACCCGGCCACCGACCGTTACCTAAAGCATCGCTACTCGGCGGAGGACCTCTCGGGCAAGTACCGCACCCGCGCCGAGCTGCTGGCAGAGTTCGGCCTGGAAGACCGTCCCACCCTTGGAGTAGTTTCGCGCTTTGCCTACCAAAAGGGCATAGACCTGATCCTCGAGGCGGTGGCGGGGTTGATGGAGCTGGGGGTAAACCTCGTGGTGCTAGGGAGCGGAGATCCCGACCTCGAGCGCAGCTTTGCCTGGGTGGCCGACCACCATCCAGGCCGTATCACTTACGTGCAGGGCTATAACGAGCCCCTGGCCCACCGCATCTACGCTGGGTGTGACGGATTCCTTATGCCCTCCCGCTTCGAACCCTGCGGCCTGGCCCAGATGATCGCCATGCGCTACGGTACCCCGCCCATCGCCCGGGCGGTGGGGGGGCTGATCGACACCGTGCGGCACTGGGAGACGGGCTTTCTCTTCGAGAGCATGGACGCCGGGGGGGTGTGGTGGGGGGTGAGCGAGTTCCTCAAGCATCCTGACCGTAAACAGGTGGCCTTGAACGGGATGCGGCAGGATTTCTCTTGGGAGAAACCCGCCGCGGAGTACCTCGAGCTGTACCGTAGCCTGGTGGCTCATGGTTGA
- a CDS encoding branched-chain amino acid ABC transporter substrate-binding protein: protein MNKSKALLVTGMALLGSALAQTTLKIGFVSPLSGELAPYGEPAKNGAQIAVEQAQARFAKLGFKLELSVQDDQANPDTSVAVARRLINDPDVLGVVGPLTSGTAIPASVAFKEGNLAMVVPVASNPTLTERGLKNVFRVYGRDDVQGPAGAEYAVKTLGVKRVFVVHDKGAYGQGVAQAFAERAKALGAQVIAVVGTEEKVNFQPLVAQMQAAKPDLVYFGGYHDRAAPLLTQMRQRGVTALFMGPDGFDNSEFVRLAGAATKGIYYTSPAGPASQYPSAKPFVEAYKAKFGKEPEPFALFGYDSAQVIIAGLEAAIRANGGQKPSREQVVQAISKVKLNGATGEIAFDAKGDRTLARYFIIQLKDGTFPGVVLKSVAVGAAK, encoded by the coding sequence ATGAACAAAAGCAAGGCATTGCTGGTGACGGGGATGGCGTTGTTGGGATCAGCGCTGGCCCAAACCACCCTCAAGATCGGCTTCGTCTCCCCCCTCTCGGGGGAGCTGGCCCCTTACGGAGAACCCGCCAAGAACGGGGCCCAGATCGCAGTAGAGCAAGCCCAGGCGCGCTTCGCCAAGCTGGGTTTCAAGCTCGAGCTCTCCGTTCAGGATGACCAGGCTAACCCCGATACCTCGGTGGCGGTGGCCCGCCGGCTCATCAATGACCCCGATGTGCTGGGGGTGGTGGGGCCGCTGACCTCGGGGACGGCCATTCCGGCCTCAGTGGCCTTTAAGGAGGGGAATCTGGCCATGGTGGTCCCGGTAGCCTCCAACCCTACCCTCACCGAGCGCGGCCTCAAAAACGTCTTCCGGGTCTACGGGCGCGACGACGTGCAGGGGCCTGCGGGGGCAGAGTACGCAGTCAAGACCCTCGGGGTCAAGCGGGTTTTCGTAGTTCACGACAAAGGGGCCTACGGCCAGGGGGTGGCCCAGGCTTTTGCGGAGCGGGCCAAGGCGCTGGGGGCCCAGGTGATCGCGGTAGTGGGTACGGAAGAGAAGGTCAACTTCCAGCCCCTGGTGGCGCAGATGCAGGCGGCCAAACCGGACTTGGTCTACTTCGGTGGCTACCACGACCGGGCTGCACCCTTGCTCACCCAGATGCGCCAGCGCGGGGTGACGGCGCTGTTTATGGGGCCGGACGGCTTCGACAACTCCGAGTTCGTCCGCCTGGCCGGGGCGGCCACCAAGGGGATCTACTACACCTCGCCCGCCGGACCGGCTAGCCAATATCCCAGCGCCAAGCCCTTCGTGGAGGCCTACAAGGCTAAGTTCGGCAAGGAACCCGAGCCCTTCGCGCTCTTCGGCTATGATTCGGCGCAGGTGATTATCGCCGGGCTCGAGGCTGCCATCCGGGCCAATGGCGGGCAGAAGCCCAGCCGCGAGCAGGTGGTGCAGGCCATAAGCAAGGTCAAGCTCAACGGGGCCACCGGCGAGATCGCCTTCGACGCCAAGGGGGACCGTACTTTGGCGCGTTACTTCATCATCCAGCTCAAAGACGGGACCTTCCCCGGAGTTGTCCTCAAGTCGGTTGCCGTTGGCGCGGCCAAGTAG
- a CDS encoding gamma-glutamylcyclotransferase: MSVPDDAVPAAVFAYGTLKRGERNFELAQRAGWLCSEPGWLEGFRLFHIPQQGPRPYGYPAIVPGEGRVQGEVQRFQDLEFALTVLDALEDEGQEYRRIPAVARTQSGAIWVWVYVYPSLEAIQSARGIPLRGEVWAERTLKT; this comes from the coding sequence ATGTCTGTGCCCGATGATGCTGTGCCTGCTGCGGTCTTCGCCTACGGGACCCTCAAGCGGGGGGAGCGCAACTTCGAGCTCGCCCAACGGGCGGGTTGGTTGTGCTCAGAGCCGGGCTGGCTCGAGGGTTTTCGACTCTTTCACATCCCTCAGCAGGGGCCCCGGCCCTACGGCTACCCGGCCATCGTCCCGGGGGAAGGCCGGGTGCAGGGCGAGGTGCAGCGCTTCCAGGATCTCGAGTTCGCCCTCACCGTGCTCGATGCGCTCGAGGATGAGGGGCAAGAATACCGGCGCATCCCCGCCGTTGCCCGTACCCAATCGGGGGCGATCTGGGTATGGGTCTACGTGTATCCCAGCCTCGAGGCCATCCAGAGTGCCCGGGGGATCCCCCTGAGGGGCGAGGTATGGGCGGAAAGGACCCTTAAAACGTAA
- a CDS encoding SagB/ThcOx family dehydrogenase produces MDKHPGKLFYRLTRLFPGDNLPGKRVPAAKVYANPLESVELPEPAKDGGPPVWRVLSRLVPTQPRVGASITQAELSQALFPLAMRRGGRGYPSAGNAYPLEVYVVAHRLQDTFPGTYHYAAKQHQLEQLSTKVEMQAWRMALMDLEAVENSAALLVFTAVPERSEAVFGLRGYKYGLLEPGYAVSLVMLAATSLGLMAYPAETFYDEQVRKLLALPEGEYPVVVLLLGR; encoded by the coding sequence ATGGATAAGCACCCTGGCAAGCTGTTCTATCGCCTCACCCGCCTCTTCCCCGGAGATAATCTGCCGGGAAAGCGGGTTCCGGCGGCCAAGGTGTACGCCAACCCGCTTGAGTCGGTGGAGCTTCCCGAACCTGCCAAGGACGGCGGGCCCCCGGTGTGGCGGGTGCTCTCGCGCTTGGTCCCGACCCAGCCTCGGGTAGGGGCTAGCATCACCCAAGCCGAGCTCTCCCAGGCCCTTTTCCCGCTGGCCATGCGGCGAGGGGGGCGTGGCTACCCCTCGGCGGGGAACGCTTACCCGCTCGAGGTTTACGTGGTGGCCCACCGCTTGCAAGATACCTTTCCCGGCACCTACCACTACGCGGCCAAACAGCACCAGCTCGAGCAACTCTCCACCAAGGTGGAGATGCAGGCTTGGCGCATGGCCCTGATGGATCTGGAAGCCGTGGAGAACTCCGCCGCCTTGCTAGTGTTCACGGCGGTTCCCGAGCGCAGCGAGGCGGTGTTTGGGTTGCGCGGGTACAAGTACGGCCTCCTCGAGCCCGGCTACGCGGTGAGCCTGGTGATGTTGGCGGCCACCTCGCTGGGCCTGATGGCCTACCCTGCCGAGACCTTTTATGACGAACAAGTGCGTAAGCTCCTAGCCTTGCCCGAGGGCGAGTACCCGGTGGTGGTGCTGCTCCTGGGGCGCTAG